From the Manis javanica isolate MJ-LG chromosome 11, MJ_LKY, whole genome shotgun sequence genome, one window contains:
- the LOC108399452 gene encoding olfactory receptor OR51C1-like, with protein sequence MSQFQNITTSSIIFLLTGVPGLEDFHTWISIPFCLLYITALSGNSMILFAIVTQPSLHKPMYYFLSMLSTTDLGLSISTLITMLGIFWFNAREISFNACLSQMFFIKLFTVMESSVLLAMAFDRFVAISNPLRYATILNESRIGQIGAAVVTRGTLMLTPMVALLKRLSFCRSHVLHHSYCFHPDVMKLSCTDTRVNNAVGLTAMISTVGVDSILILLSYILIIKTVLSIASPEERKKAFSTCISHIGAVAVFYIPLISLSFVHRFGKRAPAYVHTMIANTYLLIPPVMNPIIYSVKTKQIRRVVIKILHSKIT encoded by the coding sequence ATGTCACAATTCCAGAATATCACAACTTCTTCCATTATTTTCCTACTAACTGGTGTTCCTGGACTGGAAGACTTCCACACCTGGATCTCCATCCCCTTCTGCCTTCTCTACATAACTGCTCTCTCAGGAAACAGTATGATTCTCTTTGCCATTGTCACTCAGCCCAGCCTCCACAAACCCATGTATTATTTTCTCTCCATGCTGTCCACCACTGACCTTGGCCTGTCCATATCCACCCTGATCACCATGTTGGGTATATTCTGGTTCAATGCCAGGGAGATCAGCTTTAATGCCTGCTTGTCACAAATGTTCTTCATTAAACTCTTCACTGTCATGGAATCCTCAGTGCTGTTGGCCATGGCCTTCGATCGCTTTGTGGCCATCTCTAACCCCCTCAGGTATGCCACCATTTTAAATGAGTCCAGAATAGGTCAAATTGGAGCAGCAGTTGTCACCAGGGGGACACTAATGCTGACACCAATGGTGGCACTTCTTAAAAGACTGTCCTTCTGCCGCAGCCACGTGCTCCACCACTCCTACTGCTTCCACCCTGATGTGATGAAGCTGTCGTGCACAGACACCAGGGTCAACAATGCAGTGGGGTTGACTGCCATGATCTCTACTGTTGGTGTGGATTCAATCCTCATTCTCCTTTCTTACATTCTGATCATTAAGACTGTCCTCAGCATTGCATCcccagaagagaggaagaaagcctTCAGCACATGTATCTCCCATATTGGGGCTGTTGCTGTATTCTATATTCCATTGATCAGTCTGTCCTTTGTTCACAGATTTGGGAAACGAGCCCCAGCCTACGTTCATACTATGATTGCTAACACCTACCTCCTGATCCCTCCTGTAATGAATCCTATCATCTACAGTGTGAAGACCAAACAGATACGTAGAGTTGTAATAAAAATTCTCCACTCCAAAATCACATAG
- the LOC108399454 gene encoding olfactory receptor 51E2: protein MSSCNFTHATFVLIGIPGLEEAHFWIGFPLLSMYAVAVFGNCIVVFIIRTERSLHAPMYLFLCMLAAIDLALSTSTMPKILALFWFDSREITFDACIAQMFFIHALSAIESTILLAMAFDRYIAICHPLRHAAVLNNTVTAQIGMVAVVRGSLFFIPLPLLIKRLAFCHSNVLSHSYCVHQDVMKLAHADTLPNVVYGLTAILLVMGVDVLFISLSYCLIIRTVLQLPSKSERAKAFGTCVSHIGVVLAFYVPLIGLSVVHRFGNSLDPIVHVLMGDVYLLLPPVINPIIYGAKTKQIRTRVLAMFKISCDKDLQDVGGK from the coding sequence ATGAGTTCCTGCAACTTCACCCATGCCACCTTTGTGCTTATTGGTATCCCCGGACTAGAAGAAGCCCATTTCTGGATCGGCTTTCCCCTGCTTTCAATGTATGCTGTGGCAGTATTTGGAAACTGCATCGTGGTCTTCATCATAAGAACAGAGCGCAGCCTGCACGCTCCCATGTACCTCTTTCTCTGCATGCTGGCAGCCATTGACCTGGCCTTGTCCACATCCACCATGCCCAAGATCCTCGCCCTCTTCTGGTTTGATTCCCGAGAGATTACCTTTGATGCCTGCATTGCCCAGATGTTCTTTATTCATGCTCTCTCAGCTATTGAGTCCACCATCCTGCTGGCCATGGCCTTTGACCGTTACATAGCCATCTGCCACCCACTGCGCCATGCTGCAGTGCTCAACAATACAGTGACAGCCCAGATTGGCATGGTGGCTGTGGTCCGTGGATCCCTCTTCTTTATCCCACTGCCTCTGCTCATCAAGCGGCTGGCCTTCTGCCACTCCAATGTTCTCTCACACTCCTATTGTGTGCACCAGGATGTGATGAAGTTGGCCCATGCAGATACATTGCCCAATGTGGTCTATGGTCTTACTGCCATTCTGCTGGTCATGGGTGTGGATGTCCTATTCATCTCCCTGTCCTATTGTCTGATTATACGAACAGTTCTACAACTGCCTTCCAAGTCAGAGCGGGCCAAGGCCTTTGGAACCTGTGTGTCACACATTGGTGTGGTACTGGCCTTCTATGTACCTCTTATTGGTCTCTCAGTGGTGCACCGTTTTGGAAACAGCCTTGATCCCATTGTGCATGTTCTCATGGGTGATGTCTATCTACTTCTGCCTCCTGTGATCAATCCCATCATCTATGGTGCCAAGACCAAACAGATCAGAACTCGGGTGCTAGCTATGTTCAAGATCAGCTGTGACAAAGACCTTCAGGATGTGGGAGGCAAGTGA